The region AACTTGCGAAGCTCCATCCTTGGAAGGACCTTATCTTAGTACTGCTATGCCGGTCAACAATCTCGACCAAGGTATGCCTttagtttctttttttttaataaaagaaaAATTATGTAAAACGTGTCTACTATTATGTAGTTATTTTTGTCTTTTTATGCTACATCCATTTTCTTTTTTATTAAAATTAGCTTAAATCCTGTATGATGCACGGATTTgtaaatattcaaataattttaaaattttgtttattctatcatataataactttaatatgtttatataaatatataataactatagatttataataaaaataataaaagaattagAAAGAAGCTGTGGTCGTAGTTTAGTATGATAAGCTTTGGTTGTAGTTTAACGGAATAAGGAGACTGTATCTAGTGATTTAGAAATTTAGTAGTTTAACATGCATATAACactttttgtttttatttttaataattaaaataagaGGATAACCGTTGAAACCAAAATATACCCTATTCCGgttattatattatagtatagATTTTCTTCAATTCAATTTCGTGATAGTTCCTCACAATGTGTAGTTTACTGTCCTTCAAACATAACATTATGCACCTCCTTAATTATACCTAGAATTCAATTTGTTATAGTGTTAAATCCAAAATTTGACACATTTTTATATATAGTTAAGATCCCTGGTGGAATACTTTATAAAATTATGGATGGAGATGCTTTGTATGCGGCTGCTATTGCTGGTGATGCTGATGCCATAGCTGAGTTGGGAAAAAAAGCAAATATTACACTGGACGAACAGGAAAATACTATCCTTCACATCGAATCCATTTCTGGAAATGCAGCACACGTGCGATTAATTTTGACGGAGTTTGCAAACAAGAACCTTTTGGTCAAGCTTAATTGTCAACAACAGACAGCACTTGCCTGTGCTGCATATTTAGGACACACTGAAGTGGTTGAGATCCTGATTGATGCAGCTAGACATTTGCCTCCTTTTTCAGCTAATGAAAATCCACATAATAGAGATAGTTCGTTTCAAGCTTTTCTTAGGCAAGGTGATAAATATTCGGACACTGCCTTACATGCAGCAGTTCTAAAAGGTCACGTGGATGTTGTTAAGCTATTAGTAGAGGCTGACCCTGCTGATAAACATACACAAAACAGTGAAGGTAAAACGCCAATGTACATAGCTGTGGAGCAAGGGTTCAATGATATAGTAGAGATAATCTCTACAACTTGCCCAGCTCTATCTTTGGACGGACCTGACGGTAGCAGTGCTGTGCGTGTTAAGAATCTCGACCAAGGTATTCCTAgagatttttcttttttttaaaaaatatatactctttattaataagcgaaatcATGTTTTATCAATTTATTGTCAAAAGTACCAAATTTTGGTTTGTTAGTGTCCATCCCAATGtctatttaattttgaattaaaaaacaTTTTTGAACAACAACGAATTTATGAGTTGTGTTTAGATTATATAAAGTTAtatattaaattaagtaaaattgtaactatttacttttaatttgaaaatcaatttttatcaataattaagtaattttaaATGAATTATATTGAAAAAGATAATTATCGTAATATTAAATAATCTGAAATAAATGTTTGGTTAATATTAGTAACAAACTAACGTGTTAGATTTTTATAACAAGTAAAACAACTGGTGGGTACAAACTTAAAAATATACGGTGAAATTTCATAACTACAGTCTAAACATGAGTTCGATTTCTTTTAACTACATAATTTATTAACATTTATTTATTATACATTCTCATCAGGTTCAATTCTTTAcaagtaccaatttaatatttaatattaaaattttaatttcgATCCGTGTTTCACAAGTTATGAGTTTCAACTCTTAcaaatattaatttgaatttttaaTCTAGGGTCAGTTATCAACTAGTATTATATAAAACATATAATAAAACGTATATACTATAATGCTGTtcttttatgttttttttaatggTAAATCCATtttcttttttattattattttcttgtATTCCTCACAGTGTGTAGTATAAATTGTCCACCTCCTTGGTTATACCTAAATTTCGATTTACCTAATGTGTTAAATCTACAATTTGACATATTTTTATATATAGGTAATAGCCCCGGTGGAACACTCTATAAAATTAAAAACAGAGATGCTTTGTATGCTGCTGCCATTGACGGTGATGCTGAGGCCATAGCTATATTGGAGATGAAAGCTGATATAGTCGATGGATATGGCCGAACTATACTTCACGTTGAATCTAGAGAAGGAAATAAAGGACGTGTGCAATTCATTTTGAGGGAGTTCGCGAACAAAAATCTTTTGATGAGGATTTCTGATGAATATAAAATTACTGCACTTCACGTGGCTATATTTAATGGACATACCCAAGTGGCTGTGGTCATCATTAACACAGCTAGACAACAATTGCCGCTATCTTCGTTTCAAGCTTTTCTTAGGCAAGAAGATAATAAGATGAGGACTGCCCTACATGTAGCCGTCTGGAAAGGAAACGTAGCAATGGCTAAGCGATTAGTAATGGCCGACCCTACGTATACACATACACAAACAGTGAAGGTAAAACACCATTGTACATAGCTGTGGAGCAAGGGTTTAACGATATAGTAGAGATAATCTCTACAACTTGCACAGCTCCATCTTTGGACGGACCTGATGGCCGTACTGCTTTGCATAGTGCTATTAAGATTCACAACCATGACACTGAAGTGGTTAAACTCCTAATTGATGCAGCTAGACGTTTGCCTTCTTCTGCTTCTTCTTGTTTagataattataatatttatgaTCATCCAGTTACTTCATTTCAAGCTTTCCTTAGGAAAGGTGATGAAGATTTGAACACTGCCTTGCACTTAGCAGTCATGCAAGGTAACTTGGCTACGGCTAAACTATTAGTAGCAGCCGATCCAAGTTATCGAGGTATTGAAAACAGCAAAGGTGAAACACCATTCTACATAGCTGCGGAAAGAGGTTACGCTGATATACTGAAGATGATGTGTACAACTAGCACAGCTGTTGCATCTAACTTATTGTATGGTTATGTTGGTGGACTTCGACCTTTGCATGCTGTTACCAAAAATCTTGACGAAGGTATGTAATGTAAGACGTATATAGGCATAGTTCTTTTTTGTTCATGCTAATTCATTTCCTTTGTGTACATTTTCTTTACCACTCCCTCGTGTACTTTTACATGtccatttttaaaataatttgttCGGTTTAACATGTCCGTTTATAATTTAAATGTAAATTTTGAAAGAATCTTTCAAAACTAATTCTATAGTTTCTATTTCCAAGGTTTGGCGAAATTTAGCTGGATTATCATTTTTCAAGACAATAATTAGGGctatttacaatttttttttatctAACTAACAATTTCCTAACatgcataatttttttttaaaatgggCATTTAAAAGGAGACGGAGGGAGTTATTAATTAGTCATAATTCCTGTCAGCACTTAGTTCACTGTTCTTGAACATGATATTATTGTCCAAGATTTTAATTTGGTAAAAAGgggataaataattaaattaattacaTTAAACTATTTCATGTAAACACTACTACAAACCAAAATATCGctgtgttcttcttcttttgtcataattaaaaatttaatgcCCTAAACATCTTAACACTAATATTGGACTAAAATTGTGATGCCATTATATGCGGATTTATTGTATAATTTTCACTTTTCTTGCAGCTAAGAATGAAGTTAGAGATGTGATTAAAATAGCTATTGATCTACTCAAGGATGAGATACAGAAGAGCAAAAGGGCGTTCTGTGCAGATATTTGGGTTCCTAGAGTATTTTCTGGAACTGACAAGTACCAGCAAACTGTCTTGGAATTGGCCGTGGAGCGAAATTACCTGACAGTGGTTGAGTTGATATTAGATTTTATATTAGACTGTGAAACTCCTGTCTATGAACGGAGTGGAAGAGATCTTATTAGTCTCGTGCCTTTAATTTATATAGCCGAGAACGAGGGTCACGAGAATATGGTTAAAGTACTCAGTGAGAGGTACGAAGCTGGAGATAATTTATACCTAAATAAAGAAAGTTGGATCCTGATTTCTGCAATTAGAAGGCGCGAAGCAGGTACCATGCACAatattttttgtttaaattgatttaatgtataatatttattttaattattaataaatctATATCAAATAAGATGCTATACATGTAAAAATAAAATATGCAAAGGAATAATTTTGtaatcttttttttttttttttttttggaaatGATCGAATATGCATTAAATCATCGAAGCATCATACAAAAGACTCTCCAGCACTATATGTGGAGGAGAAACGAAATCGTTAAAGCAATTAACCACGCAAGGCACCCTAGCTAACAAATGGGCAACCTTGTTGGCTTGCTTTTTAACAAACAAGATAGAAATGTCTGGGCGACTGCTAATTAAAAACCGACACTCCTGTAACATACTTCCAACTTCAAGGTGATTTGTCGTCCCTTTCGTGATGGCCTCCACTGTAAGCAAAGAGTCACTCTCGATCTCAACATTCATAATACCCAGATGAAGCACCCACCTGATAGCCTCCAACACCCCTCCTGCCTCAGCTTCAAAAACTGATACTTCACCCTCTCGACAGAAGTTACGAGCTAAGCAGAACTTTCCCACATGGTCTCTTAGGATCATTCCAGCTGAATAATTAACCCTTCCTACAATCACTGATGCATCCACGTTTACTTTAAACTTACCCTCACTTGGAGCTGTCCAATGAATAGCCTGCCTATGACAATTCTGCAATCTTGAACTGGTTTTGCTAGAAGGCCTTTGAATCTGCACCTCACGCCACTGAGAGATTTGACTACTACTGCATTGCACCGCTATATCCGGAGACATTCCTTTATTCTCCCAAACCTTAAAGTTACGAGCTGTCCAAATACCCCATAACACTGTAGCCAATTGCACCAGTTTCTCACTACTACTGCTTGCCAAATTCTGTAATAGCCAATCCGGGCACGACTCAACAGAAGAAGTATCAAAGTGAAAATCCAAAATTCTCCAACACTCCTTGGCAAACCTACAGTCCAGAAATATATGCATTAAGTGCTCAACATCAGACATACACATAGGACATAAGATAGTAGTCTGAACTCCCTTCCCTCTCAGAATGTTGCGAACTGGTATGTTGTTTCTGCAGATACGCCAAAGAAACATTCTGACTTTGTGAGGAACTGCCAGCTTCCACAACTTCGCCCACCCCAAACTATTCGTCTCCCGTCTGCACTCACTGAACTGATCATGCCAGAATTTATATCCAGATTTCGCCGAATACCTTCCATCATTAGTAAAAGTCCAGGCAGTACGATCTGGAACCTGATTACTCGGGATAGGTAAAGCCAAGATTGCTTTGGCGTCACTATTCGAAAATAGATTATTCACCTTTGTAACATCCCATTTCTTTACACCAGGAATAAACAGCTCGCAAACCTTCATTTCCCTAGATGAAATACCAGCATAAGAACTATCCGTTCTGAAATGATCCTTACCTCTGATCCATTGATCCTCGAAGACTCTAATGTCTTCCCCATTCCCAATTACCCATCTAAAACCCCCCTTCAAAACTTCCTTCGCTTGCCACAACCCAGACCAAATGAAGCTATCACCTCCACCCCTTTTTGCTTCAAACAGATTCGTTGATTGAAAATAACGCGCCTTAAATACCCTAGCAACCAAAGAATCAGGATTATTTAGGAAGCTCCAACAATGCTTTCCTAATAATGCAAGATTGAACCCATACAAATCCCTAAACCCCagacctcctgctccttttggCATACTCATGTTCGTCCAAGACAACCATCAATAATTTTgtaatcttaaaaattataattacaTCATGAAGTCTGAATATTGGGAAAAAAATAATTGTAAACGAATgtgcaatttttttttatttatgttagAAAGTTTGGATGTAATCCTGATACCTATTCTAATTTTTTTTAGTACTATGCTATTAAAAGAAGTCCCCGCCCACAAGATATATACACCAAAGTATGATTTCTTTAGTGGACGTGTGGGTGAACATCAAACaattaatgattattttatttaatgataATCTTTATGGATAagttttttaattataattactAAATTTCCCTTAATAATATAGTTGGCCCCAAATGTCACTTTTTGGGGTAAAATGGTCTTCAATGCCACTTTAGGAAAAATTGGCCCCAAATGTCACTTCAAAACGGGGTCTCGGGGTCCGtttttttataaatcaaaaacGCGATTTCGCGTTTTGTTTTTTTCCTACATGAAAAACATATATGCGTGCAGcgtttttcattttttttttgtCTTTTTAGTGCTAAAACGCAGGTTGAGAAAATGGTTTTGTTAGAAAACTCCATCTCAAGTTGCGTTTtgcattttttttattttttttgccaAAAATAATAGATAATGTTAATTTTTTTAGCTTAACATGTTATTCTAAGAGATATTTTGTTCATATTTTATTGATAtctataaataatttaatatttttaaaacctaaattgagaattggtgaaccctaaaatattaaaaacagtTAATAATTACGGTTCGGTtcctagggtttagggcctaccctaaaccctaaatcggtgcatgttttattaatttattttttaatatttctaaaacccaaaggggattggtgaaccctaaaatgttaaaaattgttaaattagggcccattttttaatatttttggtTTCACTAATTCTGAGTTTAAGatttaaaaatattgaaatatttatatatataaataaaatacgaataaaataCCCCTTAAAGTAGAGTTTTAAACTTGAAAACATAACATTATTTAGCATTTTgggtaaaaaaaataaaaaaatttattgaaaaCGTTAATTCATTAAACATGATCCCAGAAAAGTGTTGACTTTTGCTATAAAACGTAAGATAAGGTTACGTTTAAGTattaagaaaagaaaaaaaaataagaaaaacagAAAACTAATTACCGTTTTTGGATTAAATGAAAATGTTAAACGAAACTCTGTTATAAAGTGATATTTGGGGCCAATAATTTAGAAAGTGACATTCACGGCCATTCAGTACCAAATAGTGACATTTGGGGTCTTTTTTTCAAAAAAGTACTCCCTCCGTTCCATTTTACATGTCCCTTTTAAAAAAATTACGGATAATAAGAAAAGAGTTAGTTGGATAAGATTTTCCACCAAATACccttatttaatatataaaaaaaacagAATGTAGTTAAGTTTAAAAAAATTTAGTTCATAGAAACAACAATAAATATAGAAATAGTTTTGGAAAACTACCCTAAAATTTGTATTGAAACTAAAGATGAACAAGTAATTTGGGACAAATTGTTTTTGCAGAAGGGAATGTATAATGGGACGGAGGGAGTCCTTAGTAGACCTTTTAGTCCAAAAAATAAAGTAAAAGTACTTAAagtttaatttataaattcaCTTTATAAGAAGCTTTTACTTACAGTGTCCaacatgaaattattaaaattagaaGACTTGGTTTAGAGTAAGAATTTACACTGTTGTTTGACGATTTAAAAACACACCAACTTGTAGGAAATAGATATAATACTATGCTACATTTATAATAGTGATCCTTTTTTTTAGACACCGTCTTCAGGCTATTGCATGGTTTACGTTTTGAGAGCCAAGCTGTGACCATTGTTGACAATTCAGGGTGGACATCCCTTCATCATGCAGCATATCATGAATTTGATTCAATAATTAAACCCATTGTAGAAGCTCAGAAAGTGTTTGGACATAAATTTGTGTATAAGAGGGTACCAACACCCTTTCATGTAGCCGCCAAGAGAGGATATACGTCTACGGTGATACTTCTTTTGCAATTATGGCCATTGTCGTCTTCAGCATATACCAATGTTGATAAAAATGGACAAAATATATTGCATTTAGCTGCATTGCAAAGTAAAAAAGAGATGATACAAGGAATTTTAAAATACTGTCCAGAAGAGCATAAGAATGAATTTGTAAATAAGAAGGATAATGATGGAAATACACCTCTTCACGTGCTTATT is a window of Apium graveolens cultivar Ventura chromosome 11, ASM990537v1, whole genome shotgun sequence DNA encoding:
- the LOC141695213 gene encoding uncharacterized protein LOC141695213, with product MGHTEVVEVLIEAARHLPPSANDNPITSFQAFLRHAAQDSNTALHVAVMYGHVAIVKLLVEADATDKHIQNDEGKTPMYIAVEQGLNDIVEIISTTCEAPSLEGPYLSTAMPVNNLDQVKIPGGILYKIMDGDALYAAAIAGDADAIAELGKKANITLDEQENTILHIESISGNAAHVRLILTEFANKNLLVKLNCQQQTALACAAYLGHTEVVEILIDAARHLPPFSANENPHNRDSSFQAFLRQGDKYSDTALHAAVLKGHVDVVKLLVEADPADKHTQNSEGKTPMYIAVEQGFNDIVEIISTTCPALSLDGPDGSSAVRVKNLDQGNSPGGTLYKIKNRDALYAAAIDGDAEAIAILEMKADIVDGYGRTILHVESREGNKGRVQFILREFANKNLLMRISDEYKITALHVAIFNGHTQVAVVIINTARQQLPLSSFQAFLRQEDNKMRTALHVAVWKGNVAMAKRLVMADPTYTHTQTVKVKHHCT